The genomic window ggCCCCTGCTCTGTTTTTATCTATTCACTGCACTAATCATTATGTTGCAGGGTTGTGGatcctagatttatttagtatcttttacatactctgtggctaacttgtgagaggtggtattactcttatctagagtttccattttgaaaactcctttactaatcgtttccatatttaaaggtgttaattttcagaaatgcctattcaccccctctaggcggcatcctaggtcatCTCAGAAACTTAGAAGTGGATGCGAATTGCGTACCTCATGCGCACCTCGAGGGGGGAAATGAAAACCAGACCAAcatcggcgcccttcttcattagcgatccatcgaagtacatcgtccagtactcctaATCAACGGCCATCGGTGGCGTCTGGGTCTTGGTCCATTCAGCCACAAAGTTAGCCAGTACCTGAGACTTGATGGCCGTTCGTGGGGCGTACatgatgccctgatccatcagctcgagcgcccatttCACGATTCTTCCCATGGCCTCCTGGTTCTAGataacctcgccgagggggaaggatGACATGATGGTCACCTGGTGTgagtcgaagtagtggcgcaactTCTTTTTGGTGATTAGGATGGTGTAAAGGAGCTTCTGGATCTGAGGGTAGCGTGTCTTGGAGTCAGACAAGACTTCACTAACAAAGTACATGGGGCGCTGTaccttgagggcgtgtccctcttctctcCATTCTATAACTAAGGGCGTCACTAACCACGTGAGTCGTAGTTGTGACGTAGAATAGGAGCGGCTCTTCCTCAGCCGACGAGACCAGAATTGGGGCCTTCATCAGGAGCAATTTGagtttgtcaagcgcctcctgagcctcaggCATCCACGTGAATCGGTCGGTTTTCTTTAGGAGCCAGTAAAGGGGAGCCCCCGCTTGCCGAGGTGTGAAATGAAGCGACTAAGCGCTGCGAGGCATCCGATAATCTTCTAAACCCCCTTTAGGTTTGGAATCGGACCCATCTTCATGACGGCTGAGATTTTTACcgagttggcttcgatgccacgctcagagacgatgaatccaagcagcatgccccttgggaccccaaagacaCATTTCTCGGGGTTGAACTTGATGTTGTTCTCTCGGAGCTTcttgaaggtctgctctaggtcagccATGAGCTGATCAGTAtgcttggacttgactatgatgtcatccatataagcctcaatggtccacccgatgaggtcctcaaagcatttggtcatgcaGCATTGGTACGTAGCCCCATAGTTCTTGAGTCTGAACGGCATCATAACATAGCAGAACGAcccgaacggggtgatgaaagaggtcgtgagctgatcggactctttcatcataatTTGATGATActtggagtatgcatcaaggaagcatagggttttgcaccctaaggttgagtcaactacctgatctatgtatggcaaaggaaacaaatcctttgggcatgctttattGAGGCTCAGGTAGTCGACACACGTTCTgcatttcccacttttcttttttacaagaataggattggataaccactctgggtggtatacttccttgacaAAATCGACTGCCAAGAGCTTAGCAATTTCTTCACCGATGAGCCTCCGCTTCTCCTCATTGAAGCGATGAAGGCGTTGCTTGACTGGCCTagagcctagcctgatcttcaaggcatgctcggtgactgccCTCGGAATTCctagcatatctgagggtttccacgtgaAGATGTCTcgattggcgtggaggaagtcaatgagcgcgCCTTCCTACTTGGGGGAGAGGGTGGTGCCAATATGCACTGCCTTGGTGGTGGAGTTGTTAGGGTTGACAAGGACCTCCTTGACGTTCTCCGTAGGCTCGAAGGATCTAGCCACCCGCTTCGCGTCGGGCGCTCCTTCGGCGATGTCCTTCCTGATGGCTGCAAGCTCCTTAGAAGCCAGGGTTGCCGAAGTGAGCTCGTTACtcttgacctcgcactcataggccctCTGGAAAgaagtgccgatggtgatgacttCGTGTGGgcccaacatcttgagcttgaggtaggtgtagttagggacagccatgaactttgcgtaacaTGGTCGTCCCAAAATAGCATGGTAGACTGAGGGGAACCCGACTACCtagaaggtgagggtctctgtcctatagttggatggattcccgaaggtgatgggcaggtcgatctgcccgatcAGTATGGCCTACTTTcctagcacgatgccatggaaaggcgctctggTCGGCCGAAtgcgcgatcggtcgatgcccatggcatcaagagtcccagcgtacatgatgttgaggttgcTGCCTCCAtctatcagtaccttggtgagtctCTTCGTGCCGATGAtagggtcgaccacgagcgggtaCCTGCCTAGGTGTGTGACGCTATCCAGGTGGTCAGATTGGTCGAAGGTTATGGGAGACACTAACCATTTGAGGAAAGCGGGCGTGGCAAGCTCGGCTTCTTAGACTTCTCGGTGTGTGAGCTTCTATCAGCACTTTTcggttcttcttcttattggagTGGTCAGAGGGGCCTTCATCGGCGTCCTCGTCTCGGTTCGCCTTACCTCTAGAGCGATCAAAAATTGCTCCAACTGcctcctcgatgatccttcggttcatgtcatgggccatggcgtgTGCGCGTCCTCCGTCTCCATGGCATTCGATCTCGCGATCGAGCTCCATGCATTcctactcgagctggagtcacccttCCTCAAGCACCAGGTGTCGGGCCTTCAGCTGTTCCACCCATAGGCGAGGTTGGGCTCCTACATCCCctcaacctcatcatcgaggttgttggtcagggtagcctcctcctcgcgGATGCTCTTGACATGTCCCTCGGAggtacctatcatgaagcattcatgagaggggtgatggctcctcctactggagtcagagccacagagcgactctggctcctctacgaggaggtcatggaaagttTTCACGATGTGTTCGATCAACCCCATGAACTCATCGCTCATAGGGGATGAAATCATGCGTTGCGttgccagaaggtggccaacggtctctacggTGTTGTAGAGACCGAACAGGAGCATTgtcagggcactccggatgaggtattccgagGAGAACGGCTCTCCCGGTAAGCTGCGTCATGACATTAgcaaatgagaaggtgaggtggcgtaggtccattcgggatggttggggtcctaggaagacgcAGAGCTGACGCTCCAACCTTCcgtagtcgaagtcgaggagctggtcacTTCTAGGGGCGCAGGCCTTCGGTGCGTGTAGTTGCAGCTTCTCAAGTGCCTCAACGATCACATCGAGGATAGAGTGGAAGGGTTGAACGACGACTGGTGCCCGCGCCAGCTCTCcctccaccgtgatgatgaagtccaggttcccgaagcgcacgtgtgcacccgggaccgagctgatgccatgactagccatccgaggcctggggTTGATGTCAAAACGCGCAAAAATGCCCCTACCTAGCgagccaactgtcggtgtttcaagtaagcaccgactagtaaatttgtatattacgCGTCTGACCCAGatagtgtgctaagaggacacaaggattatactggttcagaccaaatgtccctacgtccagttttaagctgctcatgttactaccaccgagtttgtagtagggggttacaaactggcaaGAGAGAgaggtagctcccaagtctctggtgtgatACGGTGTGTTTGTttgatgattcgccgtcctcTTAGTGGGACGccttgctttctcttttataggccaagggaaagtagGGATTACAGTCGAAGGAAAGAGGAAAAaaggaaagagaaataaggctcccagAGGTGCGCCGTTCTCCACTTTACGTGGGTCCCACTGACTCTGTAGATCATGGTGGCAACAGCGTCGTACCAGGGTTCTATTGCCCGTTGTAGCTTACGTGCGGGCGTCATGCGCCATTCTTGTCTTTCGTCCTATCCGAGTGGACGGAATGGTCAGAGGGTCCCCTGACAGAAGCCATACGGGGGGCTAgcggtacagtgccagtcaaTGGACGTCGGTTGCCTAACGTTGGACGATGCTCAGgtagggagttggcagcacagtatTGGCCTGTTGACGCGATGGGCGACGTGAGTTTTCTAGCATGGCCCGATACGACCGCCAGTCGCATCAGGACACGTTCGAGACGTGCCCCCGAGCGTGCGCTTCCATGCTGTAGTGGTTGAAGCAGTTCGAGCCCTATCCTATGACCACTGCTTTGGTCCGGTAGCAGATCCGATCccaaggatcgggcgaggcggaaatcTCTCTCTAGGAGCCTGGCGAGACAGAATCTGACCCACGGGGGTTGGACGAGGCGGGGCCCTCCCCGTGGGACCGGACGAGGCGTGTCCCGGCCCCTGGGGGTTGGTCGATGTGGAAACCTCGCCCTCGTCGTCGGACGAGGCGGGTCCCGGCCCCTgggggtcggatgaggcggaaacctcgtcctcAGCGTCGGACGAGACGAGACCTagcccctaggggtcggacgaggcagaaacCTCATGCTTggtgtcggacgaggcggaaactTCGCCCTCGGAGTTGGACGAGGCCGTAGTTGCGTCTTTAACCATCAAATGAGACGACGTGACGCTCTTTAATCCTTAGGCTCGGATATCCGGGTATAGATATCCGACACCATTGGTTTTCACTTTTTAGGATGTGACATGTGCTATACCTACAGTTTTCATTCTGCTTAAATATACCTATACatgtcagcctgttcggttgactggttcgtatcgttactggttcgtaaagaagtactgttggctggtttgtgtgagagaaaaatactgttctggctggaaaattacgatcgtttacgacaagccacagccaaacgaacaggctgacagTTTTCATTCTGCTTAAATGCATGTTGGAACCTATTGATAATTATCTGGGGATTGAATTATCGCTTCATCTCGCTCTGCTAATAAAGATTCAGGGACCTTTTGCTCGCTAAAGTTGCACGATAACCATAACCATTATTAAAGTGCGGACAGGCGATTAGGCGTTATAAACGGCATCCATCACTCAATGGGTCTGGTCTGGTCAGGGGCACGCTCGTTTTCTTTGGGTGATTGGGACATTGGGTCGCAGCGCGCCAACGCCCCCAAGAACAAGAAGTGATGTTGACAGATGGGTCCCTTGTAGCCCGAAAGGGCTGCAGCGTGGTCCAGCACCCCGGGCCCAAACGTCTTCCAATGGTCCGACCCATTTCAATACAGCAATTAATTCACTTTCGGTGAGAATTGTAGCTTTAATTAAAACCACCAGTTCCTTATTCCCATATTATAAGAAACGTTTTCATTCGCGAAAGAAAAATAAATTGCTTCtttatttgtattttttttattttcttttttaacAGTATTATTTGGTACCttttccgtttcaaattatactaaataaaacttgtttaaagtcagcatttaaaaaaaaactattaaCATGTTTCAGTTTAAATAAATACACTATATTTCATAAATaatttaataaaactaatatgacGTTTTAGATGTTGGTGTATTTTTTCTAAAAACCTAAAAGGTTAAATAaaattgacttaggacaaagaCAAAGTGAACTGTAATTTGTAAAGGAGGGATTACTCTACTCCAAGATGCAAGGTGTTTAAGTCCTAAGTCGACTTCAAGTTTGAACAAATTTATAGGAAAAAATAGAAACATTTTCAACagcaaaaaaaatatattattagaATGTATTCAATGGTGGATCCAATGGAATTAATATATTCTTGTAGATGTTGCTATGTTCTATAAATTTAAATAAAACTAAATAATCTGACTTAGGACAAGACAAATAACACGCCTGCATTTTAGAAGGAGTATTTGTAAATAGCCAATTCTAAATCTAATATTTTGATTTAACTGTTTTGCATTCTTGCCAATGAAAAACACACTTTAGTATCAGCTTATATGATCAACAAATTAAGATACCACAAGAAACCCATTAGCTTCTGAGGATGGCACAGGTGACGTAGATTGTCCTCCTTAGTGCTCAAACGAATACTGCTAAAAAAAGTGCTCAAACGAATTGAACACTCACCTATGTTTTTAAGATGAAAAATGTCGAAGCATACAAcaacttttttttaaaaagtatcACTTCGTGAGATCAATAATATATTTTTTTCAGGATATTGCTATAGTCTCCAATATAACATTTAGCGAGCAATTTTGACGAAAATATATTGTCATAGATACAAGAGTTATATAGTATAGATATTTTTTAATGACAAAGCTGGGGTAATACGGATTTTTGTGTTGGTCAAGGAAGAAATACTGTCCAGACGCTAATCTTCAATGCAAAAAAATTGAGTAATAAAAATCCTAAATAACACATATTAGTCGTTAGAGGAAACAGTCATTTTTTACTTTTTAACTGATCACCAAGGGATGCTGAACGGTTTTGCGCAGTAAACAAGAACAAATGGAAGGACCACAGCCCACAGGGAACAAAGCTGCGCGATTAGTAAAAGTAAACTGGAGATCAGGGGCGGGAAACGGCTGTTAGGCAGTAGTAGCAAGCTATAGCAGCCCACGCGCTGCACCTTTTCTCGGTCTGTTCATTAATTTCTAAAGGTTGAAATTGAACGGGGAAAAAAAGGCAAGGGAAGCAACGCCCCCACCTCCGACTCCGAGCAGAGCTCCGCAAGAGTTATCACGCCTTTCGCTTTTTCTCTTGTCCTCCACTCCACTTCCCCTCCTcacgagaggagagagagagggagagagagagagagttactCGGGGACTGGTACGAGCGGAGCAGTGGTAACGCCAGTGGTGAGCGGTGGGGGAGGCGAGTGGAGGATTGGGAGCCAAGAACACGGAGAACGCCCCGGGATCTCCACTTCCCCCCATTCGAGGTGACTATCTCTTTCGTTTCTGTTGAGCTTCTCGAGTTCGGGGGTGGTTGTGGTTCTTGCTTTCTTGCGGATGGCGTTGGTTTCCGCTCGTCTTTGTTGGTTATTTTTTGGAGGTTTGTGTCTGGGAAAGATCTGAATGCGGGTTGGATTGGGTGCATTTCCGGGTAGCGAACGGGGGATTTCAGGTGTGGTTCTTGGGATTTTGCGGCGGTGGGGGAGTCGTGGGATTTAAGTAACGCAGGCATAATCTGGTGGGTTGTTGTTTTTGCAAGAGAGTAATGTCTAATCCGATGGATTGAAGTATTGAACGGCACTTTTGTGTTTGCACAGTGTGGAGTTCGTCCTACTCCCGGGAGTTGCTTGGCTTGGTGGCGCCCAGAATTAGCGTGGAAGCAGGTTCGATTCTGGGaactctttggattgaagggaaaTTTTGGTTTTCTTCGTCTCCTTACTCCTCGTCCTTTTTTTAGACAATGAAATCCTTGTGGTTCTTGTAGGGTGGAGTGCTGTTTGCGCAGAAATCTGCTCACCGGGTGCCAGGAAATAGGCGGTTGGAGAGAATTGCTTGGGAATTCGTCAAGAAACGACCCAGTAGGTGGTTGTGCATTTGTTATGCTGAGACCGAATGGAGGCTGTAGACAAGATTGCTGAGCCCAAAGACCCTTTCGTGCTCACTGCTCAGAAGGTTCAGAGCTTGGAGCCGCCAATACCGATAAAGGCGTCATGGAAAGGGAAGGACTCCCAGCAACAAGAAGAGAAGGATCTGCCAGCTGATGGCGAAGAGAGCTTTCGGAGCCTGGATTCCTCTGATGAAGGCGACCGGAGCTCCTTCTCTGGGGCTAGTCACCCCCCAGAGCCTATTGATATGGATATCATGAAGACGGTCTACGTCGCAATCGACGAGGAGAAGTCCGAGCCACCGGTTTGTTTGGTGCGAAGAGTCTCGGTGAAGGGGCCTTTCATAGATGACCTCTCGATCCGTGTTACAGGCACAAAGGCAAATCTGGTGTTAGGTGCAGGTGGTGCTGAAGGCATGGCTGAAGAGAGGAAGGTTTCTGCTTCTGCAGTGGCATCAGTCGCCACAGCACGCTTGTCTCAGGCTACCTCTTTGCCTCAGGACTCGGAGGAGAAGGAGTGCGTCTGGGACGCTTCACTCCCTCCCAGTGGCAATGTTAGCCCTNNNNNNNNNNNNNNNNNNNNNNNNNNNNNNNNNNNNNNNNNNNNNNNNNNNNNNNNNNNNNNNNNNNNNNNNNNNNNNNNNNNNNNNNNNNNNNNNNNNNCTACAACTCtaggttaaaaataaaaaaagataagAAACCCTACCTGGCGAAGCTCTTCGGCTACAGCCGGCAATTCCCTGAGGATATCTCGGACGATCTCCCGCGCCTCCTCCGCCCTATCCTCCTCCGACGATTGGGAGTCGGAGGACCCGCCACCATCCCCACTGTGGCGCTTCCTCTCCTGGTCCCGTCTTCTCCGATGCCGCCGGCGGCGGTCCTCGTCGCGGGAGCTCCGCGACCGTCCGCTGTCCTTGCGgctgtggcggtggcggtggcggtgcgaCGAGGATGACCTATTCCGCTTACTGCTGCGGCTCCGTCGCTCGGGGCTGCTGCTCGGGGAGGACGCCGAGGAAGGGGAGTCGGAAtccgaggagggggagggggaggcgtCGCGGGATCTCTTGCGGCTCCGGCGCCTAGTCTCCTTCCCGTCTCTTCCCTTCCCGTCTCTTCCCATCTCCTGATTCCTCAACTTGGGATGCTGGGGGGAGGGGAGGTGAACGACAGCACGAGTTTCGGAGTTTGAGCTTGAATTTTTCTCCGAGTTGGTGGGAGCGCGTGCAGGGAGCAGGACGCCCCGCGGCGGTGGCTATAAACTCCTTTGCTGGGCGCCTGGGCCTCCGTGAAGCCTATCAAGGCCTCTGGCCTCGTCTCCACTGGCCAGTCCCTTCGTTCGGTTCTTCCTCCGCCTGCCGCGCCGTCACACAACGCCGCCTCCCGTCCCAGTGGACACCACACCTTCCACCTCGGCCTCCGTCTCGCCGGCGTCCGCATCCGGCGCCGCCTCCGACCCGGACTCCGCGCTTGTCTCGGCCGTGGCGGGCGCGCTTGTTTCTGCCTCCCGCCTGCCCTCGCCGCCGCCCATGGACACCCTCCTGGCCCCGTACCTCCCGCGCCTCGGCGCCTCGCACCACCCGCAAGTGATCGCCCTTGCTGCCGCCGACCCAGCGCTCGCCTCTCCGCACACTCTCCTCGCCTACCGCCGCCTCGTCTCCCCTCCGTCCTGCCTCCCCTCCTTACTCCCGCTCCTCCCCATGCTCCCCTACAGCAATCTCCTCCCGCTGCTCCTCGACTTCGTCCCGCTCGACCCGCTGcgccacctccaccgccacctcctcGCCAGCCTCCCCACGAGTgcgctcgccgacgccgcgctctccgccTACGCCCGCCTACGCCACCCCCACCTCGCCGCACAACTCCTCCACTCcctccgccgccgcggccacgTCCGCCCCTCCTTCCAGGCAGCCAACGGCGTGCTCTCCGCACTTGCGCGCAGTCCGTCCACCTCGCCGCAGGTCTCTCTCGACGCCTTCCGCTCCCTCATTGCGCTGCAGCTCCACCCAAATCACTACACCTTCAACCTCCTGGTCCACACCCACTGCTCCAAGGGCACCCTCGCCAACGGTCTCTCCACGCTCTCCACCATGCAGGGTTTCGGCCTCTCCCCAGACGTCGTCACCTACAACACCCTCCTCAACGCTCATTGTCGCAAGGGCATGCTCGGCGAGGCGCGGGCACTGCTGGCCAGGATGAAGGAGGGTATCGCGCCCACCAGGGCCATGTATAATACCCTCGTCTCAGCGTATGCGAGACTTGGGTGGATCAAGCAGGCGACCAATGTCGTGGAGGCCATGACGGCATTCGGTTTGGAGCCTGACCTGTGGACGTACAATGTGCCCAATTTTTACTAATCGGCTCTTTTTACGAAGAAAATTTCCATTTGGCTCTGAgaaacttaaactcatctttggaccttgGGGTCGACGTCATGAGTCATGGtgtcgaggtaacacgtctcggcgctacAGATCTTGGCGTCGAGGTGCCTGACCATGCACTACAGAGAATCATAGGTGGCGTTGACATAGCCGATACCTCAACGTCAGAATACATGATGCCGTAGATCTTAGCGCCGAGCTCGAGCGATGTATTCTATCGCGTTGACGGCGCGCGCGACGAGGCCGACGTGGGTGGAGCAGGGCGACGTGTGTGATAAATGCTTGCGTAGCTCTGTCAAATTTTTATTACACAAGACAATATCCAACAAAGATCCACGACCCGTTAACAAATACAGCTGAGTTGATGTGCGCCTGCTGCTCACTGCTTTTGCTGTTGCTGCTCACTGTGCTACTGCTGCTCACTGTGCTGTGATCACTAGCAAATACAGTGGATGCAAAAACCTTGTAACTCTTTGgcttggtgaagaactgcatAGTTAATTTCAGACTAAATTGTCAAACCCAAACCTGACATGAAAGAATATGAAATGGCATCAAGAGAAAAAGGTGAACCATACGCACAGTGAGTTAACTTAGACCCTCAAAAGATtcaaaagcaaaaaacaaaatggAAGTTCACTTATATTGCGCATTGCAATGAGCCCCTTATCAAAGAAGAAAACGATTCCTAGAAAGGAAAAGAATATTCCAAAGCATGTCAGGCCAAACTCAATCActatccaagatgaaattcagaCGTCACACTGAGTTGGAAGAATAGACTGTGTAATATATGAACTAGCGAATATGCTTTGAGAGAATTctttatttggcactgaaacaaatcactctttcgtatttggcactggaaattttgaacttccttatctagcaTTAACTTAAAAATTCCTTCCATATATGACACTTCCGTCCATTTCAGACATCCCTCCGTTAGTTGATTAGGAAGACCATGTCAGCTTTTCATTAGAAGTACCAAAATGCCATCGGTCTCGTGCGTCCGTCCATCTCCCCTTCTCCCCCGAGCTCCTCTCTCCCGTCGCTCCTCTGTTCTGAAAGAGAAACAAGAGATACGAAACCTCTCAAACCGAAACCCTAGAGAGAATGGAGGCCGGAGGAGATGAGGATGGGGAAAAGGAGGCGCCGGCCGCCGTCGCCCAGGAACTCGCGGGGCGGGTCCCCCAGCTCGAGGCGCCCCACAGTTAGCCAAGCTCGCCCCATGGTCGTAGATCGAGGCGTGGGTCCAGCGGGGAACACGGGGGCGGGGCGGCTGGCCCCATCTTGCGGCGCGTggtgcgcgggggggggggggcggcctcGCCCCCACCCGGAAATTTTTCGATCTGTTTTGGCCCAATCGCTCGCAGGTCGTAGCGCTTCGACCCGGACCCCGGAGCGGAGGGGAAGCCACAGCTGCGGTGGGAGCAACAGGGACGGCTGAGGCGGTGAAGCCATGGAGAAGCCGCCACCGGAGCCCGCCCCCTCGGCAGGCACGCAGGAGGTGGCGGAGCGGTTCAGGTCGCTCGTCGACCCCGATGACGTCGCCTCCATTAGGCAGACGCAACACCTCATGTGAGCTcgcccgctccccttccttccaCCCCCCGATCCCGTCGAGCCCTGAATTCATCAGTGCTACTGCGGCGGCTTTCAGTTGCTGTGCCTAGCGTGCTAATTGAGATATTTTTGGGTATTTTCCTCGACAGATTTAGACAATTCTGGGGCTAGGTTCAGTGCGATATAATTGGCTATTTGCCATTGCAATTGTTGCCTCCTTGCTTATAATTGCCACTGAGTCTATGAAGAAGTCACCAATCAGCCACCTATAGTAAATTAGTAATTTGTTGCTTGATTGCTTACATGCCTGATGATGATTCATCATCTAAAGTGTGTGCTGACATGTGCTGCTACTCTTTGCCTTTTGCTTCTCTGGGAAATATTTCCTAGGTGCTCACTAAAATTTCAcatggatccatgactccatgtATAGACCTCACAGTTAAACGAGTGTCATCATGGCGCTTAAGCCCTGTTTTCCGTTGCTGCATTTGATCAAAGGGATTTTAAACTTCTCTGCCATTGAACGGACGCCTGTAATTTTGGGTTCATTCATGTGGTAACAGTGTGTTACAACATAAGTAATTGCTTTGGCAATATTTTTTAGTAGGTTTTTGGCTTACTGAAGCATGTAGTAGGTAAAAAGGCTGTTGGGAACTCAGGATCATCGTGAGGATCCCATGGCCCATGGGTCCTGCCATCCTGGCATGCCAAGGATTAGCTTTTCTTAATAAAAATGGAGGGTCTCATAGCATCATATGTAAATGATACTAAAAATTTTGCCGGCATATAAACCTTTATAGTATCTATAGTTAGTAAAGCTTGCATTAGTTAGTTTGCCTTCTTTCTACAAATTACAAGATGTTCTAAATATTATTA from Miscanthus floridulus cultivar M001 chromosome 11, ASM1932011v1, whole genome shotgun sequence includes these protein-coding regions:
- the LOC136492232 gene encoding uncharacterized protein → MGRDGKGRDGKETRRRSRKRSRDASPSPSSDSDSPSSASSPSSSPERRSRSSKRNRSSSSHRHRHRHSRKDSGRSRSSRDEDRRRRHRRRRDQERKRHSGDGGGSSDSQSSEEDRAEEAREIVRDILRELPAVAEELRQG
- the LOC136492231 gene encoding uncharacterized protein; the encoded protein is MAVPNYTYLKLKMLGPHEVITIGTSFQRAYECEVKSNELTSATLASKELAAIRKDIAEGAPDAKRVARSFEPTENVKEVLVNPNNSTTKAVHIGTTLSPK